CGCCGGCGAGCCTCCGGCAATCTGGATGATGTCCATCGTTGCCATTGCAAGTCCGGCTCCGTTTACCATACACCCAACATTACCATCAAGTTTGATGTAGTTCAGGTTATACTTTCCGGCTTCGACTTCAAGCGGATCCTCTTCGTCTGAATCGCGCATTGCTGCAATTTCAGGGTGACGGTCAAGAGCATTATCATCAACGTTCACTTTTGCATCCAGTGCAACAAACTCTTCAGAGGTAGTTAACACCAAGGGGTTAACCTCGAGTAAGCTACAATCCATCTTCTCGTAGGCACTGTACAGCTTTTTTATAAACTGAGCAAAACTTTTGGCCGGCTTGCCTGCCAAGCCCAGCCCAAACGATAGCCGGCGTATCTGGAAATCACTTAAGCCAAGGAGCGGATCTATGTATTCTTTCAATATCTTATCGGGTGTTTCCTCCGCGACTTTTTCAATTTCGACACCCCCTTCGGTTGACATCATGATCACATTCTTACTGGTTTGGCGGTCAAGAAGAATTGAGCAATAGTATTCTTTTTGGATGCTGCAACCTTCTTCGATAAGGACCCTACGGACAATTTTGCCTTCTGCACCGGTCTGAATTGTAACCAGTTTATTACTCAGTAAGCCCTGTGCAACCTGATAAGCTCGGTCACTCAAATTGCCTTCGGTAATGACGGTAACCCCACGCAAGGGTTTACCAAGAACCTGAATTGGTTCGCCGGTTTCGGGATTGTGCACTGTCCCCTTTCCGCGCCCGCCTGCATGAATCTGTGCTTTAACAACAATTGCCTTAGCCCCTTTCAGAACAAAATCGGCATACGCAACAGCACCGGCATCGGCAGCAGAAAACACTGCCCTCCCTTTTAGCACCGGTACTCCAAATGAGTGAAGAAGTTCTTTAGCTTGGTATTCGTGTATATTCATTACATCCTCAGGTGTTAAAGCTAGCGTAAATTGCGGTGCAAAAATACGAACCGTCGGTCAAGGATAAGTCTGTCATCCTAAGA
This is a stretch of genomic DNA from Ignavibacteria bacterium. It encodes these proteins:
- the sucC gene encoding ADP-forming succinate--CoA ligase subunit beta is translated as MNIHEYQAKELLHSFGVPVLKGRAVFSAADAGAVAYADFVLKGAKAIVVKAQIHAGGRGKGTVHNPETGEPIQVLGKPLRGVTVITEGNLSDRAYQVAQGLLSNKLVTIQTGAEGKIVRRVLIEEGCSIQKEYYCSILLDRQTSKNVIMMSTEGGVEIEKVAEETPDKILKEYIDPLLGLSDFQIRRLSFGLGLAGKPAKSFAQFIKKLYSAYEKMDCSLLEVNPLVLTTSEEFVALDAKVNVDDNALDRHPEIAAMRDSDEEDPLEVEAGKYNLNYIKLDGNVGCMVNGAGLAMATMDIIQIAGGSPANFLDVGGGANVERIANAFQIMMSDPNVEAVLINIFGGIVRCDRVANGILQALEIVKVTVPVIVRLDGTNAAEARLILKNSGLNFLVADTLQEAALKVTEALAAASVEI